TGGTCATGATGCGGCTGATGGCCTTCGTGCTGCTGTGCATCGGCATCCAGATCCTGTGGTCCGGCTGGGCCGACCTGAACCACATTCCGACCTGACGCGGCCACCGCCCTTCCCGACGTCGGACGGGCGCCGCCAGGACGTAGGATCGGGCTCATGGCCGCCCCCGGGCACCCCTGCTCACGCCGGGGCCCCCGGTGAGGACGGCCCCCAGGAGACACCATGGCGGACACCGACTTCAGCAAATTCGTTCCGGGCTTCGACTTCCTCCAAGGACTGATGAAGAACGCCGGCGCCGCGCTCCCCGGCTTCAACCAGTGGGTCGCGCCGACGCTGGACCCGCAGGAGCTGGACAAGCGCATCGACGAACTGCGCACCGTGCAGTTCTGGCTCGAGAACAACGCCCGCATGCTCACCGCGACCATCCAGGCGCTGGAGGTGCAACGGATGACCCTGTCGACGCTGCACGCGATGAACGTGCCGATGGCGGACCTGAAGGACGTGCTGAAGACGCCGCCGGCGCCGCCCGCGCGCCCGGCGCCCGCCGATGCACCCGCGCCGGCATCGGCGCCGGCATCAGCGTCAGCTCAGGCGGAGTCGAAGTCCGCGCCCGGTCCCGAGTCAGGTGCCGACGATCCCGCAGGTTCCAGACCCGCCGGCGCCGATCCCATGCAATGGTGGAACGCGCTCACCCAGCAGTTCACGCAGGTCGCGGCCAACGCGATGAAGACGGCGCAGAGCGCGGCAACGGCCACCTCGTCCGCAACGGCTGCGGCGGCTTCTGCAGCGGCCGCGGCCGCTTCGCCGAAGACCGCCCGGAAGTCCGCGCCGACCCCGGCCGCGACAGCTGCCGCAAAGCCGGCCGCGAAGAAGGCGCCCCCCGCGCGCAAGGCCGCTCCCAAGGCC
This genomic stretch from Mitsuaria sp. 7 harbors:
- a CDS encoding PhaM family polyhydroxyalkanoate granule multifunctional regulatory protein — encoded protein: MADTDFSKFVPGFDFLQGLMKNAGAALPGFNQWVAPTLDPQELDKRIDELRTVQFWLENNARMLTATIQALEVQRMTLSTLHAMNVPMADLKDVLKTPPAPPARPAPADAPAPASAPASASAQAESKSAPGPESGADDPAGSRPAGADPMQWWNALTQQFTQVAANAMKTAQSAATATSSATAAAASAAAAAASPKTARKSAPTPAATAAAKPAAKKAPPARKAAPKAAPKRKAP